TTACAGCAAACGAAATGCGGACACTGCTGCTATTGTTCCTTCCTTCGTTGGTATCGCTGCAAATTGCCAGATTGAATTCCGACTCGCGAATATTGACCCACAGGGAAATTGCACCAATGGTATTGACAGAGTTGTTTCCGCGTTGACAAATAACGCCGACGATAATGCTAAATTAAATCCATGGCCCTACCAGAATTATCTGAACATTTGGGTCATCAACACCTTCTCTTCAGCGCATGCTGGAGCCGCGGCTTATGCTTACTACCCCGGTGCTGCTTTTCCTGCCAACAAAGACGGGATCATTTCCCTTTACTCCTATGTAGGTAGTATTGGAGCCAGTAACCAGTTCAATGCTCGAACGCTCACACATGAAGCAGGACACTGTCTGAATCTTGCGCACGTTTGGGGAAGTACCAACCAACCGGGAGTTGCATGTGGTGATGATGGCGTGACCGACACTCCGGAGACGATGGGTTGGACATCTTGTAACCTCACCGGTTCCATCTGCAATCCTCCGATTATCGAAAACGTTCAGAATTACATGGAATATTCTTTCTGCGAAAACATGTTTACTGAAGGTCAGAAAACCCGCATGCATGCTGCTCTGAACTCTTCTGTTGGATCGAGAAGTAATTTGTGGTCATTAACCAACCTGAATGCCACCGGTACAGATGGCTCACCTTTGCAGACATGCATTCCTATTACTGATTTTGAAGCGGACAATTTGACTGTTTGTGCCGGAGCAACTGTTAACTTCCATGATTTGTGCTGGAATGGTGACCCCACTTCCTGGTCATGGGATTTTCCGGGAGGAACACCTTCTACTTCTACTGATTCATTCCCTGCTGTAGTTTATAATGCTGCCGGAACTTACGATGTAACGCTTACTGTTTCTAATTCCGCGGGTACAAGTTCTTACACGCGCAGCGCATACGTCCGCGTATCCGGAGCTCCGACGGATACAATTCCATACACTGAAAGTTTTGAAACAACAACGGTTTTCCCGGGAACAGACGGATATGTCTACAATCCTGATAATGGTACTACCTGGACTCGTATAACGACCGCGGCAAGTGCCGGTTCAGCTTCCATTCGTATTAATAATTACACCAATACAAGTGGAGCAGTCGATCAGTGGGTTATGCCAGCCATTGATTTCTCAAATGTTACTTTGCCGAGCATGACTTTTAAAGTCGCGAATGCTCAGCGAACCAGTGGTTCGACTGACGAATTGCGTGTAGCAGGCTCTAACAATTGTGGAAGAACATGGAACTATCGTTATACCAAATCAGGAGCCAGCCTTTCAACAGCAGGTGTTGTGAGCACCTCCTTCACTCCGAACAGCACTCAATGGAGATTGGAAACCATCAATCTCAATCCATTTGCCTTGAAGCCAAATGTGCGTTTGATGTTTGAAAATACAAGCGCTCGCGGAAACAATACCTATGTCGATGAAATCAACATCACCGGAACACTGGTAGGTGTTGATGAGGTCGAAGAAATTGAATTGGGTTTTGCTCTGTATCCTAATCCAAGTGCAGGAAATACGACAGTACAATTCCTGTTAAACAAAGGACAAGAGGTTCAACTGAATGTACTGGATGTTACCGGTCGATTGCTTACATCCATGATTAATGAAGAACTGAACTCAGGTCTTCACGAATATCAAATTCCTGTGCACACTCCGGGAATTTATTTTGTCGATCTTGTTGCCGGAGGAAAACGTCACGTTCGCAAACTGGTCATCTCTGAATAAATAAACAAACAAGCCTTACAACAAAGCCTCCCAAAATTGGGGGGCTTTTTTTGTATGAAAATGCTGCTTTCTTTGATGAACATTGTCTTTCCAATGGCTAAATCACTCTGTTTTC
The sequence above is drawn from the Bacteroidota bacterium genome and encodes:
- a CDS encoding PKD domain-containing protein; translated protein: MKKSLLAFVLSITIGWAANGQERKTCATNEVYQEAIRNHPEILLQQQELEQFTARYTQAHQHERNAGGPIAYVIPVVFHIVHNYGPENISDAQVYDAIRVMNEDYSKRNADTAAIVPSFVGIAANCQIEFRLANIDPQGNCTNGIDRVVSALTNNADDNAKLNPWPYQNYLNIWVINTFSSAHAGAAAYAYYPGAAFPANKDGIISLYSYVGSIGASNQFNARTLTHEAGHCLNLAHVWGSTNQPGVACGDDGVTDTPETMGWTSCNLTGSICNPPIIENVQNYMEYSFCENMFTEGQKTRMHAALNSSVGSRSNLWSLTNLNATGTDGSPLQTCIPITDFEADNLTVCAGATVNFHDLCWNGDPTSWSWDFPGGTPSTSTDSFPAVVYNAAGTYDVTLTVSNSAGTSSYTRSAYVRVSGAPTDTIPYTESFETTTVFPGTDGYVYNPDNGTTWTRITTAASAGSASIRINNYTNTSGAVDQWVMPAIDFSNVTLPSMTFKVANAQRTSGSTDELRVAGSNNCGRTWNYRYTKSGASLSTAGVVSTSFTPNSTQWRLETINLNPFALKPNVRLMFENTSARGNNTYVDEINITGTLVGVDEVEEIELGFALYPNPSAGNTTVQFLLNKGQEVQLNVLDVTGRLLTSMINEELNSGLHEYQIPVHTPGIYFVDLVAGGKRHVRKLVISE